AATCCTGCTGGAATCAGTGTAAACCACGAGGGCATCCCTCTACTTATAAGCCATACAGAGACCGCAATCAGGGTAAGCGCAGCAAGGAGCTGATTTGCTGAGCCGAATATGGGCCATATTGCAAGAAATGCCTGAGTGTATGCGAATGAAAACATTAATGCAACCGAGAGTCCTGCGTTAAATAGATATGACCTGAGAACACGAGGAGGGTTTTTAAAGATGACCGACCATAGTTCTTCGAGGAGATACCTGTTGAGTCTTACTGCGGTATCTAATGTAGTAATGAGAAATCCTTCAACAAGAAGTATCCCGAATATCGCTCCCGCATAGATAGGAATACTAAAACCCTTATCAAGAATGCTCCCCATGCTGAGAGAGAATGCAAGAATAGGGTTAGATTTTCCTCCCTCAGGGAAGACGATCTTTATGTATTCCGTAAACGAAAGTCCTGATGCAACAGCAAGTAAGACCACCACTGCAAGAAGACCCTCGAGCAACATTGCGCCAACGCCTATCCGTTTCACATCAGACTCCCTGCATATCTGTTTAGATGTGGTGCCACCTGCGATTATTGCATGAAAACCGGAGATAGCACCGCAGGCAATAGTGATAAAGAGTATGGGCCAGATGAATCCAAGTCTTTCAATGCCCTCTGTTATACTCAGAGATGGTGCAGTAACTGTGAGTCCTTGTAGTCCACTTGAAAATAGAGAGATAAATAGTGCAATTATCCCGCCATAGAGAATAAAGGAGTTGATAAAGTCTCGTGGCTGAAGCACAAGCCATACGGGTGATCCTGATGCAAAGAAGACATAAATAGAAAGGATTACCATCCAGATTTTCGGATCAAGCACCACAGGATATTCGATACCTACAAATATGGAAGAGATTGCTACTATGACAGCTATTATTGCCACAGAGGTTGTCCTTATGTTAAACCTATACATCAAAAGTCCCATGAGAGGAGCGAAGAGAGTCATAACCACAACAGATGTTGAGGCGATACCACCTATCTGTCCCATTGCTTCACCTGTCCTTGGGTCTTGAACAACCCTTAATATCGTTTGTGAGGCATCAAGTCCAATTGTTTTAAGGTTTACAAGGGAGCCGAGCGCGGTTGCAGTAAGACCGAGAAACGCTGCTGTAACGAGCACAGTCATAGAGAGCGTAAAAAGGATAAAAAGAATAAAACCCCACTTCCCAATAGTTCGGTTCGTTACATCGATGATAGATTTGCCTTTTTCTCTCGTGCTTACAAAGAGTACTGTGTAATCATGGACTGCGCCTATAAGCACAACACCGATTACTATCCATAGCCATGAAGGCATAAACCCATAGATTAAGGCGACAGTGGGTCCGACTATGGGTCCCCCACCAGCAATGGATACAAAATGATGGGAAAAGACAACAGGTGTTTTTCCTGCTACATAGTCCCTCTTATCAGCCATAGCACACGCAGGGGTAGGGTGAGAATCGCTTGCATCAAAGACCTTATCTAAATAGTTGCCATATTTTCTGTAGGCGATGATGAAGATAACAACCGTAACAGCAAGATATGCAAGGATATTCATGACGCTCAAATATATCATATGGAGACTTAAAAAACAATATTGTGTATAGATTTAGAGGCTTTTACGACATTTCTCACATATC
Above is a window of Nitrospirota bacterium DNA encoding:
- a CDS encoding carbon starvation CstA family protein, translated to MNILAYLAVTVVIFIIAYRKYGNYLDKVFDASDSHPTPACAMADKRDYVAGKTPVVFSHHFVSIAGGGPIVGPTVALIYGFMPSWLWIVIGVVLIGAVHDYTVLFVSTREKGKSIIDVTNRTIGKWGFILFILFTLSMTVLVTAAFLGLTATALGSLVNLKTIGLDASQTILRVVQDPRTGEAMGQIGGIASTSVVVMTLFAPLMGLLMYRFNIRTTSVAIIAVIVAISSIFVGIEYPVVLDPKIWMVILSIYVFFASGSPVWLVLQPRDFINSFILYGGIIALFISLFSSGLQGLTVTAPSLSITEGIERLGFIWPILFITIACGAISGFHAIIAGGTTSKQICRESDVKRIGVGAMLLEGLLAVVVLLAVASGLSFTEYIKIVFPEGGKSNPILAFSLSMGSILDKGFSIPIYAGAIFGILLVEGFLITTLDTAVRLNRYLLEELWSVIFKNPPRVLRSYLFNAGLSVALMFSFAYTQAFLAIWPIFGSANQLLAALTLIAVSVWLISRGMPSWFTLIPAG